AATCCACTTTTTCCAATTTTAAAAAAAATTCTCAAGGAATTCCATATAATTTATTTTATTTTAATTGACTTTTAGATAATTAGAGGATATACTAAATAAGTCACCAAACGGTGAACTATCATAATTTAAGAGGTATTATATGTATCAAGACAAAACCCTCGTCTGCAAGGATTGCGGTCAGAATTTCACCTTTACTGCTGGAGAGCAGGAGTTTTTTGCTGAGAAAGGCTTTACTAATGAGCCCCAGCGTTGCCCTGAATGCCGCAAAGCACGCAGACAAAATTCAAACGGTGGACGCGGAGAGCGCCAGATGTATGATGCTGTCTGTGCTTCCTGTGGAAGACCTTGCAAGGTTCCTTTCCAGCCGCGCGACGATCGCCCTGTTTACTGCAGTGAATGCTTTAGCAATAAAAGATAAATTTTAGTCTTTTGAAAGCCGTCCCTTAACGGGGGCGGTTTTTTTTGATTTAATGTTGTTTTTAACTTTGATTTTTCGGATTTTTCCAAGATAAATAAGAACTTTCCTATTTCTTCATTTTTACAAGTTAACGGATAAATTTTATCGGTTTGTACATTCTAGTTTTGAGGTGATTTTATGAGCAAATTTGATGGACAACCAGATCATACTTTTGGTGACCCTATTCCAGATAAAGAACCCCATGTGGTACGAAAGGAACACGAAATCCGAAAAACAGACCGTCCTATTCGTAAAGATATTTATCCGGTAATTGATACCGATCTCGGAAGGGATAATCTTGAAAATGATATGCCCGAAGCTGATCTTCAGGATCTATGATTCTAAGTGACCCTTGCTTTTACAGCAAGGGTCACTTTTATTTATGCTGACTTGCTTTAATTTTTCTGCTTAAAAACAAAAATAAAAAAATTATAGTAGATTCACACAAAATATGATATAATTAAAAACAAAAAGGAAGCAATTTGTGGAGGTGCTAAATGAAGTTTCTTTCCTGGAATGTAAATGGTTTGCGCGCTTGCCTGCAAAAAGGATTTCTGGAATTTTTGAAAGAATCGAATGCAGATACGATTTGTTTGCAGGAGACGAAGATGCAGCCGGAACAAGCAGATTTCGAATTACCTGGATATACACGTTATTGGAATTCCGCCTTCAGAAAAGGATATTCCGGTACCGCAATTTTTACGAAAAATTTGCCGATCAGCGTTCAGCAGGACATTGATGATCCTGACCATATAGGGGAGG
This genomic window from Caproicibacterium sp. BJN0003 contains:
- a CDS encoding zinc-ribbon domain containing protein, translated to MYQDKTLVCKDCGQNFTFTAGEQEFFAEKGFTNEPQRCPECRKARRQNSNGGRGERQMYDAVCASCGRPCKVPFQPRDDRPVYCSECFSNKR